The genomic interval TATTCCCGGCATCGGCGCGATTCTGACCCTGCTGGTGATTTTTCTCACCGGCGTGCTCGCCGCCAACATCATCGGACAGCGCCTGGTGCGCTTCTGGGAAGCCCTGCTGGCGCGCATTCCGGTGGTGAAGTCGATTTACTACAGCGTCAAGCAGGTCAGCGATACGCTGTTCTCGGGTAACGGGGACGCGTTCCGCAAGGTGCTGCTGGTGCGCTATCCCCATCCGCAGGCGTGGTCCCTGGCGTTCCAGACCAATGTGCCGAGCGATGTCGCCGCGCAGTTCGACGAGGAATACGTCGCCGTTTTCATTCCCACCACCCCCAGCCCGGTCAACGGCTTTTACTTCTACGTCAAGAAGAGCGAAACCATCGAACTCGACATGAGCGTGGACGATGCGCTCAAGTCCATCGTCTCCATGGGCGTGGTGGCGCCGAAAAAAGCCGCAGTTTCGGCCACTTATCCCGGCGACTGAACATTCGCAGCCTATCTGACTTAAAGGAAATCGGCTGCAAATCCGCCTGGGCGGTCCATATTTCGCCGCTTTCTTGGTCAATAGAACGACTATTGACCTGCAAAACCGGACAAAATCTGTCCTCGCCCAGCCGAATTTTCGCTTCGATTCTTCAAGTCAGACAGGCTGCTCGGGTATAATTCTCCCTTTTTTGCTTCTGCCGTTTAGGCACTCGTAACAACTCGAATCGGATTCAGCCATGATGCGTACTCACTATTGCGGCGCGGTAAATCGCGACCATTTGCAACAAACCGTTACCCTGAGCGGCTGGGCGCACCGGCGCCGCGACCACGGCGGGGTGATTTTCATCGACCTGCGCGACCGTGAAGGCCTGGTGCAGGTGGTGTGCAATCCGGACAAGGTGGACACCTTCGCCATCGCCGAAAAAATCCGCAACGAGTTCGTGCTCAAGGTCACCGGTCGCGTCAACCCGCGCCCCGAGGGAACGGTCAACCCCAATCTGCCCACCGGCGAAATCGAAGTCATCGCCGACAGCATCGAAATCCTCAATGCCTCCCTGACGCCGCCGTTCCAGCTCGACGACGAAAACCTGTCCGAGAACGTGCGCCTGACGCACCGCTACCTCGACCTGCGCCGTCCGGTCATGCAGGAAAACATGAAGCTGCGCTACCGCGTCTCCAAGACCCTGCGCGACTACCTCGACCAGCACGGTTTCATGGAAATCGAAACCCCCATGCTGACCCGCTCCACGCCGGAAGGCGCGCGCGACTACCTGGTGCCGAGCCGCGTGCACCCGGGGCAGTTCTTCGCCCTGCCTCAATCGCCGCAGCTGTTCAAGCAGCTGCTGATGGTGGCCGGCTTCGACCGCTATTTCCAGATCACCAAGTGCTTCCGCGACGAAGACCTGCGCGCCGACCGTCAGCCGGAATTCACCCAGGTCGACATCGAGACCTCGTTCATGAGCGAAAACGAGATCATGGACATCGTGGAAACCATGATCCGCGGCATGTTCAAGACCGTGATGAACGTCGACCTGCCCAACCCCTTCCCGCGCATGCCTTACGCCGAGGCCATGGGGCGCTACGGTTCCGACAAGCCCGACATGCGCGTCACGCTGGAACTGACCGAACTCAGCGACGTGATGAAGTCCGTCGAGTTCAAGGTGTTCCGCGCCGCGGCGGACATGGAAGGCGGCCGCGTGGCGGCGCTCAAGGTGCCGGGCGGCGGCACGCTGTCGCGCAAGGAAATCGACGACTACACCGCGTTCGTCGGGATCTACGGCGCCAAGGGCCTGGCTTACATCAAGGTCAACGAAGTGGCCAAGGGCCGCGACGGCCTGCAGTCGCCCATCGTCAAGAACCTCGATGACACCGCGCTGAAGGCGATCATCGAGCGCACCGGCGCCACCGACGGCGACCTGATCTTCTTCGGCGCAGACAAGGCCAAGGTGGTGAACGAGGCCCTCGGCGCGCTGCGCGCCAAGGTCGGCCACGAGCGCGGTTTGGCCGAAAGCGGCTGGCGTCCGTTGTGGGTGGTGGATTTCCCCATGTTCGAGCGCGACGAGGAAAACAACCGCTGGGCGGCGCTGCATCACCCCTTCACCGCCCCTGCCGACGGCCACGAAGACCTGCTGCAGAGCGATCCCGGCAAGGCCCTGTCCAAAGCCTACGACATGGTGCTGAACGGCTGGGAAGTGGGTGGCGGCTCGGTGCGTATCCACCGCCAGGAAGTGCAGAGCAAAGTGTTCCAGGCGCTCAATATCAGCGCCGAGGAGGCCCAGGAAAAATTCGGCTTCCTGCTCGACGCCCTGCAGTTCGGTGCGCCGCCCCACGGCGGCCTGGCCTTCGGGCTGGATCGGCTGGTCACGCTGATGGCCGGTGCCGAGTCGATCCGCGACGTGATCGCCTTCCCCAAGACCCAGCGCGCCGCCTGCCTCATGACGCAGGCGCCGAATACGGTGGACGAAAAACAGCTGCGTGAGTTGCATATCCGCTTGCGCCAGCAGGTGCAGACCCAGGTGGACGTCGCCAAGAACTAACTGCGAGGGCGTGTTTCACGCCCTGAATCAACAAATTGGAGAACTGATATGCCCATTACCCCTCACGACCTGGTGGTCGAAGCCAAATCCCAGATCAAGGAAGTCACCTGCGACGAAGCCATGTCGCTGCTCGGCAAGCGCGTGGTGCTGGACGTGCGCGAGTACGACGAGTTCGCTGCCGGCCACCTGCCCGGCGCCATCAACATTCCGCGCGGCGTGCTCGAATTCAAGATCGGCATGGTGCCGGAAGCTGCGCCACGCGACGCCTCGCTACTGATCTATTGCCGCACCAGCGGCCGCGCAGCGCTGTCCGCGGTGCAGTTGCACCGCCTCGGCTACGGCGACGTGGTTTCCATGTCCGGCGGCTTCGACCAGTGGAGCAGCGAGCAGCGGCCAACCGAGAAACCGGAACCGATCAATTTCGAGTAATTCCGGCAGATGCCTTACAAAATACCCGTCTCCGTCCTGGTGGTGATCTACACCCCGGACCTGCGGGTATTGCTGCTGGAGCGTGCCGACCATCCCGGTTACTGGCAATCGGTAACCGGCAGCTGCGACCCGGGCGAAAGCCTGCGCCAGACCGCAGTGCGCGAAGTCGCGGAAGAAACTGGACTGGACGCCGAGCAATACAAGTTCAGCGACTGGAACGAGGAAAACGTCTTCGAGATTTACGCCGAGTGGCGCCACCGCTACGCGCCCGGCGTGACTCACAATGCCGAGCATGTCTTCGGGCTCGAAGTGCCGCAGCCTCTCCCCGTCAGGCTCGCCCCGCGCGAACACCTCAACCATGTCTGGCTACCGTGGCAGGAAGCGGCCCAAAAGGCTTTTTCCTGGACCAATGTGGCCGCTATCGAGAAGCTGCCTGAGGTGGCTGGTCGTCCTGGCTAAAACCGGGGAATACGGGAATGCCGCGCAAATAGTGTTCGCCCAGCAGTTTGCTCTCTTCGCGCAGAAAATCGAGAAAAGCCTGCGCGATTACGGATAGTCGCTTGTCCTTGGGATAGGCAAGATACCAGTGACGGCGGATCGGGAAGCCCTCGACCTTGAGTATGGCCAGTTCGTCGCTGCTGTGATCCAGGGCGAGGGTGTGCGCCGATAGTACGGCAATCCCCAGGCCGCCCGCTACCGCGTGCTTGATCGCTTCGTTGCTGCCGAGTTCCATCCTGACTTTGAGTTTGAGCGCCCGCTCTGCGAAAAACTGTTCGGTGGCGAGACGAATGCCGGAACCGGGCTCGCGCATCAGGAACTGTTCTTCCACCAGGCGTTGCGGCGAAATGATCTTTTCCGCCGCCAGCGGATGGCTGCTCGAGGCAACCACCACCAGCGGGTTCTCCAGAAAAGGTTCGAAGACCACCTCCAAACCCTCGGGGGGCTGGCCCAGCACGTACAGATCGTCCTCGTTGTCCGCCATGCGCTGCAGCACCCGCTCGCGGTTGGTCACCTTGAGCGACACGTCGATGCCGGGGTAGCGCAGGCAGAACGGGCCGAGCAGTCGCGGCACGAAATACTTGGCGGTGGTGATCACCGCCAGCCGCAGCTTGCCTGCCTTCACCCCCTTCATGTCCGACACCAGCATCTCGAAACGCGACAGCCCCTCGAAGGTTTCGTGGCAGACCTTGAGCAGTTCGCGCCCGGTATCGGTCAGGTGGATGCGCTTGCCGATCTGTTCCAGCAAGGGCAGCCCGACGATGTCGCTCAACTGCTTGAGCTGGATGGAAACGGTCGGCTGGGTCAGGTGCAGCTCCTCGGCTGCGCGGGTGAAGCTGAGGTTGCGCGCGACCGATTCGAACACCTTGAGCTGGCGCAAAGTGGCGTGTTTCATGACTGTCTTCCTGTACGACTTAACATAGATGATTATCTATGGTTATCCTTGAAAAATACAATTATTTTAAATCTCTAAATGTATTTATAGTTTCTCCACGCTCTACGGAGTCACAGTTCTTCCCCCGCGGAAGTTGCGTGTTTAAACCTGAAATCAAGGAGCCTGCCATGGCAGTCAAGACCTACAACGCCGGTGTGAAAGAATACCGGCAAACCTACTGGACGCCGGAATACACCCCGCTGGATACCGACATCCTTGCCTGTTTCAAAATCACCCCACAGCCTGGCGTGGACCGCGAAGAAGTGGCTGCTGCCGTCGCCGCCGAATCGTCGACCGGCACCTGGACCACGGTGTGGACCGACCTGCTGACCGACCTCGACTATTACAAGGGCCGCGCCTATCGCATCGAAGACGTGCCGGGCGATGATACCTGCTTCTACGCTTTCGTGGCTTACCCGATCGACCTGTTCGAGGAAGGCTCCGTCGTCAACGTGCTGACTTCCCTGGTGGGCAACGTGTTCGGCTTCAAGGCCCTGCGCGCACTGCGCCTGGAAGACGTGCGCTTCCCCATCGCCTATGTGAAAACCTGCGGCGGACCGCCCCAGGGTATCCAGGTCGAGCGCGACAAGATGAACAAGTACGGCCGTCCGCTGCTGGGCTGCACCATCAAGCCGAAATTGGGTCTGTCCGCCAAGAACTACGGCCGTGCGGTGTACGAGTGCCTGCGCGGTGGCCTGGACTTCACCAAGGACGACGAAAACGTCAACAGCCAGCCGTTCATGCGTTGGCGCGACCGTTTCGAGTTCGTGCAGGAAGCCACCCTGAAGGCGCAGCGCGAAACCGGCGAGCGCAAGGGTCACTACCTGAACGTGACGGCTCCAACGCCTGAAATGATGTACGAGCGTGCCGAGTTCGCCAAGGAAATCGGCGCACCGATCATCATGCACGATTACCTCACCGGCGGTCTGACCGCAAACACCGGCCTGGCCAACTGGTGCCGTAAAAACGGCATGCTGCTGCACATCCACCGCGCCATGCACGCCGTGCTGGACCGCAACCCGCACCACGGCATCCACTTCCGCGTGCTGACCAAGGTGCTGCGCCTGTCCGGTGGCGATCACCTGCACTCCGGCACCGTGGTGGGCAAGCTGGAAGGCGACCGCGAAGCGACGCTGGGCTGGATCGACACCATGCGCGACGAGTTCATCAAGGAAGACCGCAGCCGCGGCCTGTTCTTCGACCAGGATTGGGGCTCCATGCCCGGCGTGATGCCGGTCGCCTCCGGCGGTATTCACGTGTGGCACATGCCGGCGCTGGTGAACATCTTCGGCGATGACTCGGTGCTGCAGTTCGGCGGCGGCACGCTGGGCCACCCCTGGGGCAACGCGGCCGGCGCAGCAGCCAACCGCGTCGCGCTGGAAGCCTGCGTGGCAGCGCGCAACCAGGGTGTCGCCATCGAGAAGGAAGGCAAGGACATCCTGACCAAGGCCGCAGCCAGCAGCCCGGAATTGAAGATCGCCATGGAAACCTGGAAGGAAATCAAGTTCGAGTTCGACACCGTCGACAAGCTGGACGTGGCACATAAATAAGTTATCAGTCTTCAGCGATCAGCCGTCAGCACACGATGTGCGGCGCTTGCGCCTTAACTGACGGCTGAATGCTGACAGCTAACAGCTAAAAGGAGTTTCAAAATGAGTGAAGTAATGGATTACAAATCGCGCGTCAGCGATCCAGCCAGCCGCAAGTTCGAGACCTTCTCCTACCTGCCGGCCTTGACCGCGGACGAGATCAAGAAGCAGGTGGAATACCTGGTTTCCAAAGGCTGGAACCCGGCCATCGAGCATACCGAGCCGGAATACCTGATGGATTCCTACTGGTACATGTGGAAGCTGCCGATGTTCGGCGAAACCGACGTGAACAAGGTGCTGGCGGAAGCCGAAGCCTGTCACAAGGCCAACCCCGACAACCACGTGCGCCTGATCGGTTACAACAACTTCAACCAGTCGCAGGGCGCGGCCATGGTGATTTTCCGCGGCAAGACCGTGTGATGTTCTGACTTCCCCGCCGCAGTGTCATCGACTGCGGCAGGGAATTTTCGATGCATGGACGAAAGCGGCTGCCGCAATAAAGCGCGGCTTTTTTCGCCCCTGTGTTTAGCGCCAGATGGAGACGATCATGAACGACATCATCCAGCAGTACCGAATCGAGAAAGAACCCTATTACCGCCCCGTGTCGGACGAGGTGGAACTGTACGAGGCCGCCTATAGCGTGCGCATGCCGATGATGCTCAAAGGCCCGACCGGCTGCGGCAAGACCCGCTTCGTCGAGCACATGGCCTGGAAACTGGGCAAGCCGCTGATCACCGTGGCGTGCAACGAGGACATGACGGCCTCCGACTTGGTCGGACGCTTCCTGCTCGACGCCAACGGCACGCGCTGGCAGGACGGTCCGCTGGCCATCGCCGCGCGCTATGGCGCGATCTGCTACCTGGACGAAGTGGTGGAAGCGCGCCAGGACACCACGGTGGTGATCCACCCGCTGACCGACAATCGCCGCGTGCTGCCGCTGGAAAAGAAGGGCGAGCTGCTTCATGCCCACGCCGATTTCCAGCTGGTGATTTCCTACAACCCCGGCTACCAAAGCCTGATGAAGGATTTGAAGCAATCCACCAAGCAGCGCTTCGGCGGCCTCGATTTCAACTATCCGGATCACGCCATCGAAACCGAAATCGTCGCCCACGAGACCGGCGTCGTCGCGGAAGTGGCCGGCAAGCTGGTGTCCATCGCCGAACGTGCGCGCAACCTCAAGGGCCACGGCCTGGACGAGGGCATCTCGACGCGCATGCTGACCTACGCCGGCAGCCTCATCGCCACCGGCGTCGATCCGGTCAAGGCATGTCGCGTCGCCCTGGTGCGCCCGATCACCGACGACCCGGACATGCGCGATGCGCTGGACGCAGCGGTGACAACGTTCTTTTAGGTGAGGCGAGAGGCGTGAGGGGTGAGGCGAGAAAGAAACCTGGCTCTTCGCCTCACCCCTACCCCCTCACCCCTTACGGAGGTTCCATGAGCATCAATCTCGAAGACTACCAGGAACTGACCAGCTCGCTCTCCCCGGAGCTGCAGGAAAGCCTGCAGGCCGCGTGGCTGGAAGCGGGCAAGGTTTTCAGTGCGCGCGGCCTGGACAATTACCTCAAGGGTGCCGCGGCGCTGAAGAGCCTGGGCAAGGGCGACGAGCTGATCGCCACCTGGATCGACCACGCGCCGCTGGTGGCCAAGGAAATCGGCGAGGACGCCGTGCCGGACCTGGTGCAGACCGCGCTCTCCCTGGCCTCCAAGACCTCCGGCGCGGTGATCGAACTGGTACTCAGTACCGCGCCCACGGCGGCCAGCCGCCTCGGCGACGAGGTGCTGTTCCG from Sulfurimicrobium lacus carries:
- the nudB gene encoding dihydroneopterin triphosphate diphosphatase, translated to MPYKIPVSVLVVIYTPDLRVLLLERADHPGYWQSVTGSCDPGESLRQTAVREVAEETGLDAEQYKFSDWNEENVFEIYAEWRHRYAPGVTHNAEHVFGLEVPQPLPVRLAPREHLNHVWLPWQEAAQKAFSWTNVAAIEKLPEVAGRPG
- a CDS encoding LysR family transcriptional regulator, translating into MKHATLRQLKVFESVARNLSFTRAAEELHLTQPTVSIQLKQLSDIVGLPLLEQIGKRIHLTDTGRELLKVCHETFEGLSRFEMLVSDMKGVKAGKLRLAVITTAKYFVPRLLGPFCLRYPGIDVSLKVTNRERVLQRMADNEDDLYVLGQPPEGLEVVFEPFLENPLVVVASSSHPLAAEKIISPQRLVEEQFLMREPGSGIRLATEQFFAERALKLKVRMELGSNEAIKHAVAGGLGIAVLSAHTLALDHSSDELAILKVEGFPIRRHWYLAYPKDKRLSVIAQAFLDFLREESKLLGEHYLRGIPVFPGFSQDDQPPQAASR
- a CDS encoding DUF502 domain-containing protein; its protein translation is MRRYFITGLLIWVPLGITVWVLNLLIGTLDQSLLLVPESLRPQAMLGLNIPGIGAILTLLVIFLTGVLAANIIGQRLVRFWEALLARIPVVKSIYYSVKQVSDTLFSGNGDAFRKVLLVRYPHPQAWSLAFQTNVPSDVAAQFDEEYVAVFIPTTPSPVNGFYFYVKKSETIELDMSVDDALKSIVSMGVVAPKKAAVSATYPGD
- a CDS encoding ribulose bisphosphate carboxylase small subunit; this translates as MSEVMDYKSRVSDPASRKFETFSYLPALTADEIKKQVEYLVSKGWNPAIEHTEPEYLMDSYWYMWKLPMFGETDVNKVLAEAEACHKANPDNHVRLIGYNNFNQSQGAAMVIFRGKTV
- the aspS gene encoding aspartate--tRNA ligase; translated protein: MMRTHYCGAVNRDHLQQTVTLSGWAHRRRDHGGVIFIDLRDREGLVQVVCNPDKVDTFAIAEKIRNEFVLKVTGRVNPRPEGTVNPNLPTGEIEVIADSIEILNASLTPPFQLDDENLSENVRLTHRYLDLRRPVMQENMKLRYRVSKTLRDYLDQHGFMEIETPMLTRSTPEGARDYLVPSRVHPGQFFALPQSPQLFKQLLMVAGFDRYFQITKCFRDEDLRADRQPEFTQVDIETSFMSENEIMDIVETMIRGMFKTVMNVDLPNPFPRMPYAEAMGRYGSDKPDMRVTLELTELSDVMKSVEFKVFRAAADMEGGRVAALKVPGGGTLSRKEIDDYTAFVGIYGAKGLAYIKVNEVAKGRDGLQSPIVKNLDDTALKAIIERTGATDGDLIFFGADKAKVVNEALGALRAKVGHERGLAESGWRPLWVVDFPMFERDEENNRWAALHHPFTAPADGHEDLLQSDPGKALSKAYDMVLNGWEVGGGSVRIHRQEVQSKVFQALNISAEEAQEKFGFLLDALQFGAPPHGGLAFGLDRLVTLMAGAESIRDVIAFPKTQRAACLMTQAPNTVDEKQLRELHIRLRQQVQTQVDVAKN
- a CDS encoding form I ribulose bisphosphate carboxylase large subunit, which translates into the protein MAVKTYNAGVKEYRQTYWTPEYTPLDTDILACFKITPQPGVDREEVAAAVAAESSTGTWTTVWTDLLTDLDYYKGRAYRIEDVPGDDTCFYAFVAYPIDLFEEGSVVNVLTSLVGNVFGFKALRALRLEDVRFPIAYVKTCGGPPQGIQVERDKMNKYGRPLLGCTIKPKLGLSAKNYGRAVYECLRGGLDFTKDDENVNSQPFMRWRDRFEFVQEATLKAQRETGERKGHYLNVTAPTPEMMYERAEFAKEIGAPIIMHDYLTGGLTANTGLANWCRKNGMLLHIHRAMHAVLDRNPHHGIHFRVLTKVLRLSGGDHLHSGTVVGKLEGDREATLGWIDTMRDEFIKEDRSRGLFFDQDWGSMPGVMPVASGGIHVWHMPALVNIFGDDSVLQFGGGTLGHPWGNAAGAAANRVALEACVAARNQGVAIEKEGKDILTKAAASSPELKIAMETWKEIKFEFDTVDKLDVAHK
- a CDS encoding rhodanese-like domain-containing protein, whose protein sequence is MPITPHDLVVEAKSQIKEVTCDEAMSLLGKRVVLDVREYDEFAAGHLPGAINIPRGVLEFKIGMVPEAAPRDASLLIYCRTSGRAALSAVQLHRLGYGDVVSMSGGFDQWSSEQRPTEKPEPINFE
- a CDS encoding CbbQ/NirQ/NorQ/GpvN family protein codes for the protein MNDIIQQYRIEKEPYYRPVSDEVELYEAAYSVRMPMMLKGPTGCGKTRFVEHMAWKLGKPLITVACNEDMTASDLVGRFLLDANGTRWQDGPLAIAARYGAICYLDEVVEARQDTTVVIHPLTDNRRVLPLEKKGELLHAHADFQLVISYNPGYQSLMKDLKQSTKQRFGGLDFNYPDHAIETEIVAHETGVVAEVAGKLVSIAERARNLKGHGLDEGISTRMLTYAGSLIATGVDPVKACRVALVRPITDDPDMRDALDAAVTTFF